From Oncorhynchus mykiss isolate Arlee chromosome 6, USDA_OmykA_1.1, whole genome shotgun sequence, the proteins below share one genomic window:
- the LOC110526378 gene encoding alpha-parvin isoform X1: MASSPQKSPSSPKSPTPKSPPSRKKDDSFLGKLGGTLARRKKAKEVSELQEEGMNAINLPLSPIPFELDPEDTMLEENEVRTMVDPNSRNDPKLQELMKVLIDWINDVLVGERIIVKDLAEDLYDGQVLQKLFEKLEGERLNVAEVTQSEIAQKQKLQTVLEKINDTLKVSIRNIKWTIDSVHAKSIVAILHLLVALSQHCRAPIRLPDHVSIQVVVVQKREGILQSRQVQEEITGNTEALSGRHERDAFDTLFDHAPDKLNVVKKTLITFVNKHLNKLNLEVSELDTQVRLLCFPFNIPAYEHGHYWYVVLPVMQFADGVYLVLLMGLLEGYFVPLFNFFLTPEHFDQKVHNVAFSFELMQDGSLEKPKPRAEDIVNCDLKSTLRVLYNLFTKYRHVE; the protein is encoded by the exons ATGGCTTCTTCGCCACAGAAATCACCTTCTTCTCCCAAATCTCCGACTCCAAAATCACCACCTTCAAGAAAAAAAGACGACTCTTTCCTCGGAAAACTTGGGGGAACTTTGGCCAGAAGAAAAAAGGCAAAAGAAG TGTCTGAGCTCCAGGAGGAGGGCATGAATGCCATCAACCTGCCACTCAGCCCCATCCCCTTTGAGCTGGACCCAGAGGACACCATGCTGG aGGAGAATGAAGTCCGCACCATGGTTGACCCTAACTCCAGGAATGACCCCAAACTGCAAGAACTGATGAAG GTACTCATAGACTGGATCAATGATGTGCTGGTGGGGGAGAGAATCATTGTCAAAGACCTGGCTGAGGACCTCTACGATGGGCAGGTTCTGCAGAAACTCTTTG AGAAGCTGGAGGGTGAGCGGCTGAATGTGGCTGAGGTGACCCAGTCTGAGATAGCCCAGAAGCAGAAGTTGCAGACAGTTCTGGAGAAGATCAACGACACTCTGAAGGTCTCAATCAGAAACATCAAATGGACCATTGACT CTGTCCATGCTAAAAGCATCGTGGCCATTCTCCATTTATTGGTGGCGCTGTCCCAGCACTGTCGCGCCCCCATCCGCCTACCTGATCATGTGTCCATTCAAGTTGTGGTTGTACAG AAACGGGAGGGGATCCTGCAGTCTCGCCAGGTTCAGGAAGAGATCACAGGGAACACGGA GGCTCTATCAGGAAGACATG AGCGAGATGCGTTTGACACTTTGTTTGACCATGCACCAGACAAGCTGAATGTGGTGAAAAAG ACTCTGATCACCTTTGTGAACAAGCACTTGAACAAGTTGAACTTGGAGGTGTCTGAATTGGACACACAGGTGAGATTACTTTGTTTCCCTTTTAATATACCTGCTTATGAACATGGTCATTATTGGTATGTTGTTCTACCTGTCATGCAGTTTGCTGATGGTGTGTACCTAGTGTTACTGATGGGACTGCTTGAGGGCTACTTTGTTCCTCTCTTCAACTTCTTCCTAACGCCAGAGCATTTTGACCAAAAG GTGCACAATGTGGCTTTCTCCTTTGAGCTGATGCAAGATGGCAGCCTGGAGAAACCCAAGCCACGGGCAGAGG ATATTGTGAACTGTGACCTGAAGTCTACTCTGAGGGTACTCTACAACCTCTTCACCAAATACAGACATGTGGAATAA
- the LOC110526378 gene encoding alpha-parvin isoform X2, with translation MASSPQKSPSSPKSPTPKSPPSRKKDDSFLGKLGGTLARRKKAKEVSELQEEGMNAINLPLSPIPFELDPEDTMLEENEVRTMVDPNSRNDPKLQELMKVLIDWINDVLVGERIIVKDLAEDLYDGQVLQKLFEKLEGERLNVAEVTQSEIAQKQKLQTVLEKINDTLKVSIRNIKWTIDSVHAKSIVAILHLLVALSQHCRAPIRLPDHVSIQVVVVQKREGILQSRQVQEEITGNTEALSGRHERDAFDTLFDHAPDKLNVVKKTLITFVNKHLNKLNLEVSELDTQFADGVYLVLLMGLLEGYFVPLFNFFLTPEHFDQKVHNVAFSFELMQDGSLEKPKPRAEDIVNCDLKSTLRVLYNLFTKYRHVE, from the exons ATGGCTTCTTCGCCACAGAAATCACCTTCTTCTCCCAAATCTCCGACTCCAAAATCACCACCTTCAAGAAAAAAAGACGACTCTTTCCTCGGAAAACTTGGGGGAACTTTGGCCAGAAGAAAAAAGGCAAAAGAAG TGTCTGAGCTCCAGGAGGAGGGCATGAATGCCATCAACCTGCCACTCAGCCCCATCCCCTTTGAGCTGGACCCAGAGGACACCATGCTGG aGGAGAATGAAGTCCGCACCATGGTTGACCCTAACTCCAGGAATGACCCCAAACTGCAAGAACTGATGAAG GTACTCATAGACTGGATCAATGATGTGCTGGTGGGGGAGAGAATCATTGTCAAAGACCTGGCTGAGGACCTCTACGATGGGCAGGTTCTGCAGAAACTCTTTG AGAAGCTGGAGGGTGAGCGGCTGAATGTGGCTGAGGTGACCCAGTCTGAGATAGCCCAGAAGCAGAAGTTGCAGACAGTTCTGGAGAAGATCAACGACACTCTGAAGGTCTCAATCAGAAACATCAAATGGACCATTGACT CTGTCCATGCTAAAAGCATCGTGGCCATTCTCCATTTATTGGTGGCGCTGTCCCAGCACTGTCGCGCCCCCATCCGCCTACCTGATCATGTGTCCATTCAAGTTGTGGTTGTACAG AAACGGGAGGGGATCCTGCAGTCTCGCCAGGTTCAGGAAGAGATCACAGGGAACACGGA GGCTCTATCAGGAAGACATG AGCGAGATGCGTTTGACACTTTGTTTGACCATGCACCAGACAAGCTGAATGTGGTGAAAAAG ACTCTGATCACCTTTGTGAACAAGCACTTGAACAAGTTGAACTTGGAGGTGTCTGAATTGGACACACAG TTTGCTGATGGTGTGTACCTAGTGTTACTGATGGGACTGCTTGAGGGCTACTTTGTTCCTCTCTTCAACTTCTTCCTAACGCCAGAGCATTTTGACCAAAAG GTGCACAATGTGGCTTTCTCCTTTGAGCTGATGCAAGATGGCAGCCTGGAGAAACCCAAGCCACGGGCAGAGG ATATTGTGAACTGTGACCTGAAGTCTACTCTGAGGGTACTCTACAACCTCTTCACCAAATACAGACATGTGGAATAA